TGTATAATATGAAATGATATATAAATGTCCTCATCAACATCAAAGTGAATGCAGGTTTTGATCTCTACAGGGCTGGGGAATGGAATGCCTCCTATTACACCCTATTCTAGGCAATGAATCGTCTTGAATTTAACAGTGAATAATGCGttcaaaacacattttaaaaagaATGACTTTTGACAATGAGCCTGTCAACAAGGCACTTGTCATGACCTCAACAGAATGTGTTGTTGGAGTGAAGTGAGCAGGGGTAATATTTGATTTAGCTGATTGCTGAAGgtatgagaggtgtgtgtgtgtgtgtgtgtgtgtgtgtgtgtgtgtgtgtgtgtgtgtgtgtgtgtgtgtgtgtgtgtgtgtgtgtgtgtgtgtgtgtgtgtgtgtgtgtgtgtgtgtgtgtgtgtgtgcgtgtgtgagcgtatgtgtgcatatgtgtgtgcatgcagttCTACATGGCCTGCAGCTCTCCCCTGGTTAACATTCCTGCTGTGGCGGCTTCGCTAATACTGAGGTGCCTGACAAGACCGCTAACAGCTACAGATATTTCCCTACAGCCTGCCGCTGTACAGAGACACATTCACTACGTATTCACTCAaacgggccacgttcagtaggcaaATGTCAAATGTTGTCGAACCTTGCAGATAGAAATGAAATTAATAGAACTGACATGAGTCCTTATTCTACATATCAGCGtcggcatgtttgttctacacaTAACATGTTTATATCTGAACGTGGCCCAGGAATGAAAAAACAAAAGTGGAGGGCAGGTCTATCATTCATCACATTCACATATTGATTCTACTTTTCTTTTTTACTCTcccttctttttctctttctctatatTCCTCTCTCTGTAGTTCATGGGAATGCTGACTCATTTAGTTCAAGCAAAGTGTTTAGTTGAGTGGTCCCTCCCTCCCAGTCCCAAACATGCTATTCACCCAACAGGCCAGTGTCAGGCGTAGCTATCTAGCGCATCCACTTGGCACATATAAATGGATACATTTCAACCACTTATCTCCAACAATGTTTTTGGGAATGCGTTGCATGTTTTGAACggtttgtgcttgtgtgtgttttgctCATGTTGTACAAGGAGATCATGCAGAAACTCTCAACATGTTGGTAGATGTGTTGGCTCATTCTGTTTACACAAGGTAATGACACATAGCTACTCCTGTCATTTTGGAAAGCGTAACCTCTGGCTCTGATAAACAGCAACAGTCAGATAAGGCTCTTTCAGGGGAACCTGCTGGCTATGATGTAATAAGGCCATGTGGCTACACGCTGCTTGATCTAGGCTCTCTCTGATCTCTGCTGTTTCCCAACGAGACCAGCCCAACCCACCATCACAACAATGACAGGGGAGCCTCAGGAATGAACCTGGTACAGTGTGACTGTCTCTATCAGCCGTATTACCTTCAGCAAATAATGGACAGCTAGGTACAGCTAGTACTGTTCTGACAGACAGTAGCTTTTACTGTATGTTAAGCAGTTAGTCTGTTCACCACTTCAGCAAATGATGAGGAATAGGACAGCTACTGTAGTAAGCAAGAGGCACAGTCCTGACACTAACAGTAAAATGTTTTACATACGAAGCAGTATAGATGGAAATTGCTTTTGATATTCCTTTGTTTAATACATTCTGTTTTGTTGTGTACCCCTCCCACTACTTTTCTTACCTAGCGGCTGTTGAATGTTGAGTGCCTGAAAGGACTCACTAAAATGATTTTGACCACAACACTGGAGAATAGGATAATGATGCGGAGTAAGCATTTATTTTAAAGTTACAAAATATTTTAAGAAAACATATTTTACTTTACATAAACTGTACAGATGACATTGATATGACTAAATGATTCTGAAACAGgaactaaaaatatatttttattaaatagaaaaactggagaaaaaaaaatagaattAAAGATGAAAAATGAAGTGTCCACATGTCTATTGTACAAAATAGATAGAGAAAGGAAATAATATAACTAAGAAATAGAATCATCATATTGTACCCTGATACGTAGATTAGGCCTCTTATGATCAAACAGTATTGGACACAGAAAGTAATGTGATGGCCTCGCCATCTTATTATAATAATAAGCTAAAATAATATTGGCCTCTTTGGTTCCATTAATAGGTCAAATAAAatttgtacaaaaaaaatacaatttacttCTAGAAAAATAACTTTCAATGGCAGTTTGTTTATTAACTAATCCCGCAACTTTTCAGTGCAAATGTCATAACAATCATTCGCTTTGGAAAAATGGAAGCGAAAGATCACATTTCAAGTATTTGATAAGAGGAGttaaagactaggagaggaggagaagaaagatcAGTTCAGTCTGGTAGAGTTGTGTAGGTGGACATGGGTGGGTTACTATACATTGCATAAATTACGTGGCACTTATTTATGACAGGACACTCAGTACCCCTTTGAAGGCATTTCAATATGCAAGTGCTATTAGGAGTGGGAGTGTGCATTTAAAGAGTTTAGTCTGCAAGTGCTACACTGCACCATCATGCCCTGTTGGCCCATAACAAGAGTCTCCTCCTCGTCCGTTTCGAGGTCCCCTTTATCGGAACAAGTAGGGGCAGCGCGGACTCTGTTTTCTCTGGATGAAGTGTGTGTAGTTGTGCACTGTGCACAAAGGTCCATCTTCACCTTTAAACTGAGTGCTCGCCTGCAGTATGGtcacagacaggaagagagaacGTGTGGTCCAATGTCAACAACAACATGTCAACAACGTTGTTGTTGTGTCgtcacctcacctggacaggagtATAGTCCCAGAAAGGCTTTATTCAATAATAAGCTCAGGCTGATACAGTTTCTGTAATAATTCCACCGGATTGAATGGGACAGTCATAGTGTCTTTATGACAGTCTTTATGGAAGTGCTGGTGTTTCTAATTGTATTAGCCGATGAATTGTCATTGTCAGTGCTTTTGTTTTGTCAATGTTCTGGTGTGCTTCAGTACTCAGGAAGGGGAAGAAGCCCATGTGCGGTTGGCTGATCCTGGACCTGTAAGCTTCCTTAAAGGTCCAATCCAGccctttttatctcaatatcaaatattttctgggtaacaatcaagtactttactgtgattgttttaattaaaatggtcaaaaagaaacaaaaataacttcttagcgaagagcaatttctcaagcaaaaatGTTGCtacgactgtctgggagtggtctcaGTGGTAAAGGGAAACTGAAAATGACCTGTTATTGTCAgacaggtttggaactctctttcttattggtctattaactaatttaacaCCTGTTGATGTCactaggcaggccaaaactccatcccaccaaaacaggctgaaatttcaggcagtcttttcaaaagactctaaaagggcattatcataatttttacagtttcacagtattattccaacctcagtgtggaaatatatataaaacacgtttttgactgcactgggccaaTAAGCGCTTTTCTTTCCATCTTCATCAGAGAAGAGATAAAGTACCATTCATTTTCATCTAAAAATGGCAAACTAGAAAAATAATATAATTTGGTGATCAACCATTCCCTTCTCCTCCCATAACTCTGGAACCGTTCTGAAGTTCTTAATATGAAATGGACAGAAACTGGCCTCACTCAGCCAGATAAATAATCCATTAATACATGTTTGTTTGTACCTGTTGGTGTGCTTCCATataactaaatatatatatatatatatatatatatatatatatatatatatatatatatatatatatatatatatatatatatatatatatatatgtatatatatatgtgtgtatatagtacAAAAAGGTCCTTTTGTACAAGACTTTTTAACTATAGTCGTTTGATTTGACTTTCAAAGTTCAAAGTAAAAAAAATCACAGACAGTCTCAGGCACAGCCACACTCTTCCACTATCATATTGGGCACATCTCGTTTTACTATGTTGTATTCATCGTCGAAGTACagcatagacatggtgctgagcTTGGTGGGGATACAACAGGAGTTGACCGAGCCGGGGCTCATGCCCCTCATCCGGTACTGGTTGACCACTGCCGTGTGGAACGACGACGCTGACCCCGGTACCCCTGCCATGTACGCCGGGCAGCTCCCCTCGCAGTAGTTACCGTAGTAACCCGCAGGTGCGATGATCCAGTCGTTCCAGCCAATGAGGCGGAAATCAATGTAGAACTGCTGTCTGCAGCACAGGCCTCCACTGCTCCCGTCACACTCCAGGCCCCTCTTCCTGATGCGGTGCTTCCCTTCCACCTGCCGCGCCCGGACCACCAGGAAGGGCCTGTGTGAAGGGTCTGCTGGGTCGACTAAGATAGGAACCACGTTGGACGCCTCACAGCCCTCGCAGTGCACCTCAAGGTCCTGCCGCCGGCCACCTTTACTAAACACGGCCCTCACAGCCTCTGACAGGGGGAATGTGTGCCAGCCGCTGCGCTTAAGGTCCACGCGCTTCTCCACCAGGGTCCACCGACCTCCTCCCCCTGGCCTTGTCCCCCCCCCggctccacctgcagtcccagtACCTGCCTCCTTGTAGTGGATCTTCACTGTGACTTTTCGTCGAGGCCCTTTCTCGGAGCCGGTGGGCAGCAGCCTGAAGTAGAGCCACAGGTTGGCCTGAGACACGTACAGGTTCTGGTTCCCTTCACTGGAGATGAGGAAGTAGAGGCTGGACTTAGATGCTTGAGATGAAGTCAGCTCATCtgatggagagaagaagagagggatgtGGGTTTAGTGATATATAGTGATAtatagcagggttccccaactattTGGCCCTGCATGTCTTGTgagcacaaaaaaatatatataattgttggacataaaatactgtaaaaacaccagaaaatcagctccaagtgattttaattttggaaatctgttccaaagtattctgACAAGCGTAACAATATGATTGtactgtatacaaatgtaagcttggtttgaaattattatagtTTTAGACAAATATTATATTTGTTTGGGCTTGACCATCCGCtccctgaccatccactcaagagaAGAATTGGcccgcagctgaatctagttgatgaacGCTGCTGTATAGTCAAGGGTCAAGAGAATAAACTAACATGATTTTTAGAACAAGTTAGAAAAGTTGACAAAATTCACAAAGTAAAACACATAGTTTTCCAacttgtgtctgtgtgagtgtctctgtGAATGAATGTAATGTAACACTACATCTGAGTATCATTTGTAAGAGGGAGAAAGAAGTGGACAAACAACAACAAGGTGCATGAAGCAGGTAGCCAAGGAGGGAGCAGTTCAGTCActtctgtcttcctctcctctcaccactcTCTCACACATCACATGCTGTTAGCCTAGTTCCTTATAGGCTGTTTCTCCTGACAGCCCAGTTCTGGGAGCAGGCCCAGTTGGCCTCAGGTCTGATTGTGAAGACTAGCGACAGAGCcagagatagaagagagaaggggaatggAGGAGAAGTGAAGAGGGGGaacggaggaggggaggggggtaggACAAGGCCTGGGCCCCGGGGGGTTCATTGAGTTCGCtatgagggctgtgtgtgtgtgtgtgtgtgtgtgtgtgtgtgtgtgtgtgtgtgtgtgtgtgtgtgtgtgtgtgtgtgtgtgtgtgtgtgtgtgtgtgtgtgtgtgtgtgtgtgtgtgttgtgaggcACTGCTGTGAAAACCCCAGAGCTCCCCGGAGCCTTTGAGACTGACAGCACAAAGACCCGAGTGAGGTATTAGGAGACAGCCGCGCTGCAGCCTGGCATTAAGCGCGTGGCCCTCCTAACCAAAAGCATGATGAGGCAAAAATAAAATCCATTTACATGACACTGGCCACTTTCTAAAATGAAACAATGAAGAGATTCGAAATGTCTAAGGCATAATGGGGTTTGGGGTTGGCCATATCTTTTTTTAAGCCTAATGATGTCTTCCCAATTACTGTGAAAACCGAGAAGTTTCTGTTTAAGAGTTAGCCAGGATCGTCTTCGGCTGAGCACATGTTGAAGCGGCTAAATTactttgtttgcaaactgattaGCGTGAGTTGGTGTCAACAGCTGGCCACCAAAGATGGCCCTTTTTAAACCGACCCTATGCCTACAGGGTACTCCAGTAACAGTGACTTTAAATTAATGCAcgtgcacacactcacaccacgAGCACGCACAGACTCgcgttatcacacacacacacacacacacacacacacacacacacacacacacacacacacacacacacacacacacacacacacacacacacacacacatacagtgtaagCAACCATCCCTGTGGCAACAACAAAAGCACAATCCATATTGATACCGAACCCTCATGGTGCAGTCTCAAGTATTTAAGAAGAAAAGTATGCATCTGAAGTGTAGATGTAAAGGCATTGATGCAATAACAGTTTTAACCTGATTTAACTGCTGTCATTGCCCAAGGACATGAGTATATATCCTTGCCTCATTTCCTACCATGCCTTGCAGCTTGCCTCAACAGCTCCCAGTGATCAACAGGGGAGATCCTAGGCCAGGGCGTTTCTCTATCTGTGCCCTGAGTGACACTGTGTGTAAGGCAATGAAGTGATGGGTGGAGAGAGATGGCAGTCTGAATCTCTAACAACAAAGATACTACAGTCTGGACTGAATCAttgtcatacattttttaaatatgcgGTGGAGAGTATCTGTAGCTTTTCCCCTATATCCCATCTGTGAAAAAAAATACAGACATATTTTTTTAATGACCCATAACTTAGGGTAGCTGAGACTGGCCACATTAAACTGGATGCTGGAGT
The DNA window shown above is from Salmo salar chromosome ssa25, Ssal_v3.1, whole genome shotgun sequence and carries:
- the LOC106586431 gene encoding inhibin beta B chain; the encoded protein is MKRYSLTLACLMACILSICCTLGTTGTGTTGAETQTVTQESCASCGMPEASERVDIDLLEAVKRHILNRLQMRERPNITHPIPKAAMVTALRRLHAGKLREDGRVEIPNLDGQAAYSNEVQETSEIISFAESDELTSSQASKSSLYFLISSEGNQNLYVSQANLWLYFRLLPTGSEKGPRRKVTVKIHYKEAGTGTAGGAGGGTRPGGGGRWTLVEKRVDLKRSGWHTFPLSEAVRAVFSKGGRRQDLEVHCEGCEASNVVPILVDPADPSHRPFLVVRARQVEGKHRIRKRGLECDGSSGGLCCRQQFYIDFRLIGWNDWIIAPAGYYGNYCEGSCPAYMAGVPGSASSFHTAVVNQYRMRGMSPGSVNSCCIPTKLSTMSMLYFDDEYNIVKRDVPNMIVEECGCA